Proteins co-encoded in one Arachis hypogaea cultivar Tifrunner chromosome 13, arahy.Tifrunner.gnm2.J5K5, whole genome shotgun sequence genomic window:
- the LOC140177427 gene encoding uncharacterized protein: MRAKVPRNFKSLDMDLYDRTTDPKHHLSNFKSWMYLADAFDATRCKAFPTTLTKAAMKWFDSLPPRSVTSFDDLSHKFLMRFSIQKDKVKHAHSLLGVKQEVGEPLRDYMERFNKVCLEIQDLPIEAVIMGLVNGLREGSFSQSISKRHPTSLSDVQERAEKYINKEENARLR, translated from the coding sequence atgagggcaaaagttccaaggaacttTAAAAGCCTTGACATGGATCTATACGACAGGACCACCGAcccaaagcatcatctgagcaattTTAAAAGTTGGATGTACTTAGCCGACGCCTTTGATGCTactcgttgcaaagccttcccgacaacTCTGACAaaggcagcgatgaagtggttcgatagcctccccccaAGGTCGGTCACCAGTTTCGACGACCTTTCGCATAAGTTTCTTATGCGATTTTCAATCCAAAAGGACAAGGTCAAGCATGCGCATAGTCTCCTGGGGGTAAAACAGGAAGTCGGAGAACCTCTGAgagactacatggaaaggttcaacaaagtgTGCCTAGAAATTCAAGATCTACCCATAGAGGCAGTAATTATGGGCCTAGTAAATGGACTGAGAGAAGGCTCCTTCTCTCAGTCCATCTCGAAAAGGCACCCGACTTCtttgagtgatgtacaagaaagagctgaGAAATACATCAATAAAGAGGAAAATGCCAGGCTACGATAA